A region of Ornithodoros turicata isolate Travis chromosome 5, ASM3712646v1, whole genome shotgun sequence DNA encodes the following proteins:
- the LOC135394988 gene encoding guanylate cyclase soluble subunit beta-1-like isoform X1 encodes MSRLYGFVNHALELLVLRKFGAETWEEIKREAEIEMEGQFLVRLVYDDEVTYSLVLAAEKVLKTPAEDILEMFGRMFFDFCQESGYDKILQVLGATPRDFLQNLDALHDHLATIYPGMRAPSFRCTERPEDGAFILHYYSEREGLEPIVIGIVKAVASKLHHTEVEVEQVLGKEDGLDHVQFVIREKGVRTPEPELEEFFDVLSMEKKISPATFCRAFPFHVMFDRNLVVMQAGTSVTRVLPTLTQENSKITDFMELVRPHMDFTFDNILSHINTVYVLRTRGSQVIENGKEHTRMRLKGQMQYVPETDLMLFLCSPSVLNLDDLNRRGLYLSDIPLHDATRDLVLLSEQFEAEYKLTKNLEILTDKLQQTYRELEDEKKKTDRLLYSILPPSVANELRHHRPVAAKKYDCVTILFSGIVGFSAYCARHSDSKGAMKIVKLLNDIYTTFDVLTDPKKNPDVYKVETIGDKYMAVSGLPEPCESHARCIGRLALDIMDLSKQVKMSETESVQVTIGIHSGEVVTGVIGKRMPRYCLFGNTVNLTSRTETTGEKGHINVSEEAYRCLQQSQNYDPEFKFDFRGPVAMKGKKEPMKVWFLSRANPA; translated from the exons GCGCGAGGCGGAGATCGAGATGGAAGGCCAGTTCCTGGTACGTCTGGTGTACGACGACGAGGTCACCTACAGTCTCGTCTTAGCGGCCGAGAAAGTCCTGA AGACACCGGCTGAAGACATTTTGGAGATGTTTGGCCGCATGTTCTTCGATTTCTGTCAGGAATCGGGATACGACAAGATCTTGCAG GTCCTGGGGGCGACGCCCAGGGACTTCCTGCAGAACCTCGACGCGCTACACGACCACCTGGCCACAATCTATCCTGGAATGCGCGCCCCGTCCTTCCGGTGCACTGAACGTCCAGAAGACGGGGCCTTTATCCTTCACTACTACTCGGAAAGGGAGGGACTCGAACCTATCGTCATCGGCATCGTCAAG GCCGTTGCCAGCAAGTTGCATCACACCGAGGTAGAAGTGGAGCAGGTGTTGGGTAAAGAAGACGGCCTGGACCACGTACAGTTCGTCATCCGTGAGAAAGGAGTTAGGACACCGGAGCCCGAACTGGAAGAATTTTTCGACGTCCTCTCCATGGAGAAGAAGATCAGTCCGGCCACTTTCTGCCGCGCCTTTCCATTCCACGTCATGTTCGACAGAAACCTTGTCGTCATGCAAGCAG GTACGTCCGTCACTCGAGTGCTGCCCACCTTAACTCAGGAGAACAGTAAGATCACCGATTTCATGGAACTGGTGCGTCCGCACATGGATTTCACCTTCGACAACATCCTCTCCCATATCAACACAGTCTACGTCCTTCGCACGAGAGGATCGCAAGTCATCGAGAACGGGAAGGAACACACGAG AATGCGTCTCAAGGGTCAGATGCAGTACGTCCCGGAGACGGACCTCATGCTTTTCCTCTGCTCTCCAAGCGTCCTCAACCTGGACGACCTGAACCGTCGAGGTCTCTACCTCAGCGACATCCCGCTACACGACGCTACCAGAGACCTCGTCTTACTGTCCGAACAATTTGAGGCCGAGTACAAGCTGACCAAGAACCTGGAGATCCTCACGGACAAGCTCCAACAGACATATCGGGAGCTGGAGGacgagaagaagaaaacagacaG ACTTCTGTACTCGATCCTTCCACCATCAGTAGCCAACGAACTACGCCACCACCGTCCAGTAGCAGCCAAGAAGTACGACTGCGTCACCATCCTCTTCAGCGGCATCGTGGGCTTCAGCGCTTACTGCGCCAGACATTCCGACTCCAAGGGAGCCATGAAGATCGTCAAGCTTCTCAACGATATCTACACCACTTTCGACGTCCTCACGGATCCTAAGAAGAACCCCGATGTCTACAAG GTCGAAACCATCGGGGACAAGTACATGGCTGTGAGTGGATTGCCAGAACCGTGTGAAAGCCACGCCCGCTGTATTGGTCGTCTGGCTTTGGACATTATGGACCTTTCCAAACAAGTCAAGATGAGTGAAACTGAAAGTGTG CAAGTTACAATTGGCATTCACTCCGGAGAGGTAGTCACCGGAGTCATCGGTAAAAGGATGCCCCGCTACTGTCTCTTCGGGAACACGGTGAACTTAACGAGCAGAACTGAAACAACAGGCGAGAAGGGACACATCAACGTGTCAGAGGAGGCATACAG ATGTCTCCAGCAGTCTCAGAACTATGACCCCGAATTCAAGTTTGACTTCCGTGGCCCAGTCGCCATGAAGGGCAAGAAGGAACCCATGAAAGTTTGGTTCTTATCTCGGGCCAATCCAGCCTAG
- the LOC135394988 gene encoding guanylate cyclase soluble subunit beta-1-like isoform X3: MEGQFLVRLVYDDEVTYSLVLAAEKVLKTPAEDILEMFGRMFFDFCQESGYDKILQVLGATPRDFLQNLDALHDHLATIYPGMRAPSFRCTERPEDGAFILHYYSEREGLEPIVIGIVKAVASKLHHTEVEVEQVLGKEDGLDHVQFVIREKGVRTPEPELEEFFDVLSMEKKISPATFCRAFPFHVMFDRNLVVMQAGTSVTRVLPTLTQENSKITDFMELVRPHMDFTFDNILSHINTVYVLRTRGSQVIENGKEHTRMRLKGQMQYVPETDLMLFLCSPSVLNLDDLNRRGLYLSDIPLHDATRDLVLLSEQFEAEYKLTKNLEILTDKLQQTYRELEDEKKKTDRLLYSILPPSVANELRHHRPVAAKKYDCVTILFSGIVGFSAYCARHSDSKGAMKIVKLLNDIYTTFDVLTDPKKNPDVYKVETIGDKYMAVSGLPEPCESHARCIGRLALDIMDLSKQVKMSETESVQVTIGIHSGEVVTGVIGKRMPRYCLFGNTVNLTSRTETTGEKGHINVSEEAYRCLQQSQNYDPEFKFDFRGPVAMKGKKEPMKVWFLSRANPA, translated from the exons ATGGAAGGCCAGTTCCTGGTACGTCTGGTGTACGACGACGAGGTCACCTACAGTCTCGTCTTAGCGGCCGAGAAAGTCCTGA AGACACCGGCTGAAGACATTTTGGAGATGTTTGGCCGCATGTTCTTCGATTTCTGTCAGGAATCGGGATACGACAAGATCTTGCAG GTCCTGGGGGCGACGCCCAGGGACTTCCTGCAGAACCTCGACGCGCTACACGACCACCTGGCCACAATCTATCCTGGAATGCGCGCCCCGTCCTTCCGGTGCACTGAACGTCCAGAAGACGGGGCCTTTATCCTTCACTACTACTCGGAAAGGGAGGGACTCGAACCTATCGTCATCGGCATCGTCAAG GCCGTTGCCAGCAAGTTGCATCACACCGAGGTAGAAGTGGAGCAGGTGTTGGGTAAAGAAGACGGCCTGGACCACGTACAGTTCGTCATCCGTGAGAAAGGAGTTAGGACACCGGAGCCCGAACTGGAAGAATTTTTCGACGTCCTCTCCATGGAGAAGAAGATCAGTCCGGCCACTTTCTGCCGCGCCTTTCCATTCCACGTCATGTTCGACAGAAACCTTGTCGTCATGCAAGCAG GTACGTCCGTCACTCGAGTGCTGCCCACCTTAACTCAGGAGAACAGTAAGATCACCGATTTCATGGAACTGGTGCGTCCGCACATGGATTTCACCTTCGACAACATCCTCTCCCATATCAACACAGTCTACGTCCTTCGCACGAGAGGATCGCAAGTCATCGAGAACGGGAAGGAACACACGAG AATGCGTCTCAAGGGTCAGATGCAGTACGTCCCGGAGACGGACCTCATGCTTTTCCTCTGCTCTCCAAGCGTCCTCAACCTGGACGACCTGAACCGTCGAGGTCTCTACCTCAGCGACATCCCGCTACACGACGCTACCAGAGACCTCGTCTTACTGTCCGAACAATTTGAGGCCGAGTACAAGCTGACCAAGAACCTGGAGATCCTCACGGACAAGCTCCAACAGACATATCGGGAGCTGGAGGacgagaagaagaaaacagacaG ACTTCTGTACTCGATCCTTCCACCATCAGTAGCCAACGAACTACGCCACCACCGTCCAGTAGCAGCCAAGAAGTACGACTGCGTCACCATCCTCTTCAGCGGCATCGTGGGCTTCAGCGCTTACTGCGCCAGACATTCCGACTCCAAGGGAGCCATGAAGATCGTCAAGCTTCTCAACGATATCTACACCACTTTCGACGTCCTCACGGATCCTAAGAAGAACCCCGATGTCTACAAG GTCGAAACCATCGGGGACAAGTACATGGCTGTGAGTGGATTGCCAGAACCGTGTGAAAGCCACGCCCGCTGTATTGGTCGTCTGGCTTTGGACATTATGGACCTTTCCAAACAAGTCAAGATGAGTGAAACTGAAAGTGTG CAAGTTACAATTGGCATTCACTCCGGAGAGGTAGTCACCGGAGTCATCGGTAAAAGGATGCCCCGCTACTGTCTCTTCGGGAACACGGTGAACTTAACGAGCAGAACTGAAACAACAGGCGAGAAGGGACACATCAACGTGTCAGAGGAGGCATACAG ATGTCTCCAGCAGTCTCAGAACTATGACCCCGAATTCAAGTTTGACTTCCGTGGCCCAGTCGCCATGAAGGGCAAGAAGGAACCCATGAAAGTTTGGTTCTTATCTCGGGCCAATCCAGCCTAG
- the LOC135394988 gene encoding guanylate cyclase soluble subunit beta-1-like isoform X2, translated as MYGFVNHALELLVLRKFGAETWEEIKREAEIEMEGQFLVRLVYDDEVTYSLVLAAEKVLKTPAEDILEMFGRMFFDFCQESGYDKILQVLGATPRDFLQNLDALHDHLATIYPGMRAPSFRCTERPEDGAFILHYYSEREGLEPIVIGIVKAVASKLHHTEVEVEQVLGKEDGLDHVQFVIREKGVRTPEPELEEFFDVLSMEKKISPATFCRAFPFHVMFDRNLVVMQAGTSVTRVLPTLTQENSKITDFMELVRPHMDFTFDNILSHINTVYVLRTRGSQVIENGKEHTRMRLKGQMQYVPETDLMLFLCSPSVLNLDDLNRRGLYLSDIPLHDATRDLVLLSEQFEAEYKLTKNLEILTDKLQQTYRELEDEKKKTDRLLYSILPPSVANELRHHRPVAAKKYDCVTILFSGIVGFSAYCARHSDSKGAMKIVKLLNDIYTTFDVLTDPKKNPDVYKVETIGDKYMAVSGLPEPCESHARCIGRLALDIMDLSKQVKMSETESVQVTIGIHSGEVVTGVIGKRMPRYCLFGNTVNLTSRTETTGEKGHINVSEEAYRCLQQSQNYDPEFKFDFRGPVAMKGKKEPMKVWFLSRANPA; from the exons GCGCGAGGCGGAGATCGAGATGGAAGGCCAGTTCCTGGTACGTCTGGTGTACGACGACGAGGTCACCTACAGTCTCGTCTTAGCGGCCGAGAAAGTCCTGA AGACACCGGCTGAAGACATTTTGGAGATGTTTGGCCGCATGTTCTTCGATTTCTGTCAGGAATCGGGATACGACAAGATCTTGCAG GTCCTGGGGGCGACGCCCAGGGACTTCCTGCAGAACCTCGACGCGCTACACGACCACCTGGCCACAATCTATCCTGGAATGCGCGCCCCGTCCTTCCGGTGCACTGAACGTCCAGAAGACGGGGCCTTTATCCTTCACTACTACTCGGAAAGGGAGGGACTCGAACCTATCGTCATCGGCATCGTCAAG GCCGTTGCCAGCAAGTTGCATCACACCGAGGTAGAAGTGGAGCAGGTGTTGGGTAAAGAAGACGGCCTGGACCACGTACAGTTCGTCATCCGTGAGAAAGGAGTTAGGACACCGGAGCCCGAACTGGAAGAATTTTTCGACGTCCTCTCCATGGAGAAGAAGATCAGTCCGGCCACTTTCTGCCGCGCCTTTCCATTCCACGTCATGTTCGACAGAAACCTTGTCGTCATGCAAGCAG GTACGTCCGTCACTCGAGTGCTGCCCACCTTAACTCAGGAGAACAGTAAGATCACCGATTTCATGGAACTGGTGCGTCCGCACATGGATTTCACCTTCGACAACATCCTCTCCCATATCAACACAGTCTACGTCCTTCGCACGAGAGGATCGCAAGTCATCGAGAACGGGAAGGAACACACGAG AATGCGTCTCAAGGGTCAGATGCAGTACGTCCCGGAGACGGACCTCATGCTTTTCCTCTGCTCTCCAAGCGTCCTCAACCTGGACGACCTGAACCGTCGAGGTCTCTACCTCAGCGACATCCCGCTACACGACGCTACCAGAGACCTCGTCTTACTGTCCGAACAATTTGAGGCCGAGTACAAGCTGACCAAGAACCTGGAGATCCTCACGGACAAGCTCCAACAGACATATCGGGAGCTGGAGGacgagaagaagaaaacagacaG ACTTCTGTACTCGATCCTTCCACCATCAGTAGCCAACGAACTACGCCACCACCGTCCAGTAGCAGCCAAGAAGTACGACTGCGTCACCATCCTCTTCAGCGGCATCGTGGGCTTCAGCGCTTACTGCGCCAGACATTCCGACTCCAAGGGAGCCATGAAGATCGTCAAGCTTCTCAACGATATCTACACCACTTTCGACGTCCTCACGGATCCTAAGAAGAACCCCGATGTCTACAAG GTCGAAACCATCGGGGACAAGTACATGGCTGTGAGTGGATTGCCAGAACCGTGTGAAAGCCACGCCCGCTGTATTGGTCGTCTGGCTTTGGACATTATGGACCTTTCCAAACAAGTCAAGATGAGTGAAACTGAAAGTGTG CAAGTTACAATTGGCATTCACTCCGGAGAGGTAGTCACCGGAGTCATCGGTAAAAGGATGCCCCGCTACTGTCTCTTCGGGAACACGGTGAACTTAACGAGCAGAACTGAAACAACAGGCGAGAAGGGACACATCAACGTGTCAGAGGAGGCATACAG ATGTCTCCAGCAGTCTCAGAACTATGACCCCGAATTCAAGTTTGACTTCCGTGGCCCAGTCGCCATGAAGGGCAAGAAGGAACCCATGAAAGTTTGGTTCTTATCTCGGGCCAATCCAGCCTAG